The following are encoded in a window of Kitasatospora sp. NBC_01250 genomic DNA:
- a CDS encoding LamG-like jellyroll fold domain-containing protein: MAALQADAPGSNGASSSTGSPGTEPEGPEDTAARTASTSTFVDDDGTKTMRVYPRPVHFQKPDGTWADIDTNFVVGAGGRWSEAANSQQASFAASADDPALITLQIDAAHRISYGLQGAVPSKGAAQGDTLTYPSAAPSTDLVYNGLASGIKETLVLHDASAPTSFVFPLNLTGLTAGLSATGDVQFKDAAGVVRVTMPRGFMEDADKDPHSGLGAMSDGVTYQLTTVNGQPALQVNLDAAWIHDAKRVFPVKVDPSTNPRLNAGQSTWVMSPFTANNSTLTDLRVGTYDSGTNVANSYITFPAVSSALQNDFIEGVKLHVDALHSYDCNAHSLYVSQIASAWDPSSINTYPGLTVGQQLGVNTISLGDSCGGPAYETFDLGDSQNDPGSQLVNTWSHGGTNWGLALTASPTDSTSWKIFASAASANPPYLEVTYADWAASYSTASTYVAPTAVSPGSQQITMTNLGANWWTPASMKVLPRFFDANWHEVWPAGNAPFTSVPGTVATGQSTTFTATIPPIRPGQSYQMCWDGYVGGTSSLYDNYRIQYQNCTWVSSQNVPPQLDYLTPLSNSVLGTLTPQLAAVGHDPDNYPGTGLQYDFSVFNSSWQSVATSGWIPNQSWTVPANKLAWNSTYFWQAEIGDGVTGSPWSANYSFSTQVQQPPITSHLGGAASDGQGHTFDPQVGNYTTAVTDASVKATGPALEITRSYNSLDPRTNTLFGDGWTSALDMRVQMDGDGSNAVVLTDASGRTERLGLSSTDGSGTAHYLPAQGEYETLTGSQGGWGGFVLLLKNGMQYTFSANSSWYAVTSVQDAAGHVQSLHWNTAGQLDTITDKASGRALHLAWTADGHHVAAVSTDPVTGTDASTALTWTYTYNSSNPDELDKVCAPPTGGNSAPSCTTYSYSAGSHLRSAVLDAAPTSYWRLGDYWGPTATSEIIQNQGTDNARYSGGVTLGSAGPVPTAPPVATAFDGQSGVVVLPATQSDISSYVSLGLWFKTSSSGVLYSYQTDSFPAGTTGHPYTPALYVGSSGYLHGEFYQGSAATPMTSSQRVNDGQWHFAMLTAAGASQTLYLDGNQQGTLNGPVVANGQHAQNVGGGFIGGYWPDEPFNNTGDNTGHAWYFNGSISDVSFYNHTLGQPAVTTLWQTGHTPSPELASVKLPSGKTAAAISYDGWKDRANQVTDANGGTWKIAAPSVNGSAQEYRGQVNSSDPQDYWRLSEQAGTQAANDVYIPRPVPNNGTYANVTLGAAGPMTGSAGAASFDGSTSSVQLPASMIPTQGPEGIALWFKTTTAGTLVGYQSTPLDAPQAPGSAAWNPALYVGTDGKLHAELWTGSVVPMASSATVNDGKWHFAVLSGDNLSSQTLYLDGKLSAGPLSGTIGTNGTQYLYLGAGNENGWPNASTTPFGHFNGQIANAAIFPHGLTAGTVSALYTQATNQTAAQGASAARPSAYDTAIISAHPCGYWRLDDAGGNQATELLSSAALAQNQGTENSTTTGQSGPWASGSATATAFNGTSSAIQLPAAALPAPNSNTSISLWFKTTGPGVMYSYQNAPLGQGPSQYNPTLYVGTDGKLRGATTATPNPTTSATTVTDNTWHYAVLTVNGTTQQLYLDGQASGTPITLTDTYNGSGYAYLGAGTIGGGWPAHPADGSGHFNGTLADFALYQYALSPATITGLYQAATTATGAAGGLDAASAYRAATVQASPWGYWRLDDPTGASYAADELGTALPDSTAGTYTNVGLGNAGPSGDPAELSATFNGTNSELQLPSNAAPTKGAATMELWFKTTVAAGVLYGYQDFPAASPNTPGVNTWNPAIYVGTDGHLHGEFWLGSPSYAMTSDRTVTDGQWHQVVLTADSTGQTMYLDGTQTANNTAGVPITFNGTPYVYLGVGNDDNWPQAGTGFFNGSIAEASYYPSRLNAATVAGHYAAMRNGAGPVPVTTVTVTDPGSNTSTYKYDTRTARLASYADANGNTTNYTYDTNGYLYTVTDPDGHTVTTGHDARGNTVSTTTCQNPSSCHTSYATYFLDANNPVDVLNDTMTSSSDPRSNGPGDTTYRTTYTYNAAGQLTSTTTPATPDFPKGRTSYTTYTAGTEAATGGGTVPPGLPLATSNPVDANADPQASNVPANQTTQYAYDAHGNLAQSTSPLGLTTAHTYDNLGRTSTTTENCTNCGQGQTATTTATSYTWDGWGNPLTETDPATTDAVTGTTHTPQTSWAYDADGDKTSQTVADTTGGDKPRTTSWAYYSTMDRLWQVTDPAGSKTTYTYDAYGNTATKTDAAGTNYQYTYSPQGWLQQTAIANYTGNPNNPVTARWQITDSRAYDPAGRLATDTDAMGRTTHTYYNDDNTVAEIDLDSFHNYNPTTQQFDGTTRNIVLQTNTYDPAGNLTQRTTGGGKTTVVNTYDATNRATSTTLDPGGLNRTTSTTYNAAGNTLTTKLTDGTTTRETDTTYDTAGDALTTTVVNSPQNSVTTHTYDQRGLVLTTTSPNGNVQGATPANYTTTYTHDPVGHLTITDAPPTPTTTFNTTTGQPVTLPAAIAETRTGYNTYGEPTESKDPLGNITTTTHTYDTTGEHLSVASNSYTTPDGTSTFTAVTQTDYDSLGRPAKVTDPKGNITTSKYDQLGNLVETDLPALAGTTPKWLYTYDLDGEKQSITDPTGALTLSTYDDLGRLITLSQQERQTSHTAPSTPAIYTSTFGYDDAGNRTRAITPSGEASGTAYNAAGERTSTTDPVGSTTAYSYDVSGAAVKVVLPADTTGGTGRSTLTTYDQAGRPTGTAKLDATGATMATSSTSYDANGNPVSTTDPDHNTATATFDALGRVTQRVQPVDTTHTITTTFGYDALGNRTDYHDGNGHDTYTTYNTLGLPESVIEPATAAYPNLVDRTYTRTYDQSGLAVSESQPGGVKTTQTYDAAGHVTGQSGTGSEAATPTRSLGYDLDGRLTSLAATTGTQKYTYTDRGGLWTSNGPLGNASLTYNQDGALASRTDAAGTISYTYDQDGRLKTLADPLTGATLSYAYYPSGMPQSVNYGNGTSQTFGYDGQNNLTSDLLTTSSGTEASLTYGYDPAGRVTSQGSTGGAATPSNSFTYDQAGRISSWNNGTTTTAYGYDANGNLTQSGSASATYNERNELAAAGGTTYTYTARGTRASVITGMSTTAATYDAYDDLVTDGSQSYSYDSLGRLASTGTRTFSYEGTSDSLASDGTETYSRAPGGGLIGVSAGGSSALAYTDLHGDLVGTFTPTSSTLAGSNAYDPWGKPVATTGTTHDLGYQGDWTDPTTGQVKTASRWYDPSTADFTSQDTAPLNPSSSVAGNLYAYGNDDPLSQADPSGHSACTPFHAPTPVNSTPPPWSPPQIAPPPTPQNPQAPVDPWNGMAPKGSWSVDPYPSMAPSTSSSPSLAQKLKQGLHDGYDWLYHELHIYNVPSGSSGGLFGGGLLGAGGGGLLAFASDSCDTSYPSHPTGHAHPVLSVPKIDLSALNPSHAFDGIGGTATHGADSSNGPEVGATNTATAMGNAAAVGASAFVAQSLTAEQSPGLGITTFPGAQDAGLGTTLDNPGDPTAGSGITLDNPINQSASSGNTLINPASLHLGHILSALSGYAVTGVSCGCEPTLGGEVPVWQRAGVGNAGGSTNYRKTFYGANPGTEGNVWVHHAIEQQVLMRYPGLFSSDEIHSIENLRGIPKGVINNRVHLSAIRNLWNDFYEQNASPTRQEVLDYATGIDDQLGQWFNPRIR; this comes from the coding sequence ATGGCTGCCCTGCAGGCCGACGCCCCGGGTTCCAACGGCGCCTCCTCCTCGACGGGATCCCCGGGAACTGAGCCCGAAGGACCGGAGGACACCGCTGCGCGTACTGCGTCGACGTCGACCTTCGTCGATGACGACGGCACCAAGACCATGCGGGTCTACCCACGCCCGGTTCACTTCCAGAAGCCTGACGGCACCTGGGCTGACATCGACACCAACTTCGTGGTGGGCGCAGGCGGTCGCTGGTCGGAGGCGGCCAACAGTCAGCAGGCATCGTTTGCGGCCAGTGCCGACGATCCCGCGCTGATCACGCTGCAGATCGACGCCGCCCATCGGATCTCCTACGGGCTCCAGGGTGCCGTACCGAGCAAGGGCGCGGCTCAGGGCGACACCCTGACGTATCCGTCCGCGGCACCTTCGACGGATCTCGTCTACAACGGACTTGCCAGCGGTATCAAGGAGACGCTGGTTCTGCATGATGCTTCGGCTCCGACCAGCTTCGTGTTCCCGCTGAACCTCACCGGGCTGACGGCGGGCCTGAGCGCTACCGGCGACGTTCAGTTCAAGGATGCGGCCGGGGTGGTCCGAGTGACCATGCCGCGCGGGTTCATGGAGGACGCGGACAAGGATCCGCACTCCGGCCTCGGTGCCATGTCGGACGGTGTCACCTATCAGCTGACCACCGTCAATGGTCAGCCCGCGCTTCAGGTCAACCTGGATGCGGCATGGATTCACGATGCCAAGCGCGTCTTCCCGGTCAAGGTCGACCCGAGTACCAACCCGCGTCTGAACGCAGGGCAGTCGACCTGGGTGATGAGCCCCTTCACCGCCAACAACTCGACCCTTACGGATCTGCGTGTCGGCACGTACGACTCCGGGACCAATGTGGCCAACAGCTACATCACCTTTCCGGCGGTCTCCTCCGCGCTGCAGAACGACTTCATCGAAGGCGTCAAGCTGCATGTGGATGCTCTGCACTCGTATGACTGCAATGCGCACTCCCTGTATGTCAGTCAGATCGCGAGCGCCTGGGACCCGTCCTCGATCAACACCTACCCCGGGCTGACCGTCGGTCAGCAGCTCGGGGTGAACACGATCTCCCTGGGGGACAGCTGCGGGGGACCGGCCTATGAGACGTTCGACCTGGGGGACTCCCAGAACGATCCCGGTTCGCAGTTGGTGAACACCTGGTCCCACGGCGGTACGAACTGGGGACTGGCACTGACGGCGTCGCCGACCGACTCCACGTCATGGAAGATCTTCGCCAGCGCTGCCTCGGCGAATCCGCCCTACCTGGAGGTCACCTACGCGGATTGGGCCGCGAGCTACTCCACTGCGAGTACGTATGTCGCTCCCACCGCGGTGAGTCCTGGGTCGCAGCAGATCACCATGACCAATCTCGGGGCGAACTGGTGGACCCCGGCGAGCATGAAGGTGCTGCCGAGGTTCTTCGACGCCAACTGGCATGAGGTGTGGCCGGCCGGCAACGCCCCGTTCACCTCGGTGCCCGGGACGGTGGCCACCGGTCAGTCGACGACGTTCACCGCGACGATCCCGCCGATCCGCCCCGGGCAGAGCTACCAGATGTGCTGGGACGGCTATGTTGGCGGGACCTCCTCGCTCTACGACAACTACAGGATCCAGTATCAGAACTGCACCTGGGTGTCGTCGCAGAACGTGCCGCCCCAGCTCGACTACCTCACGCCGCTGAGCAACTCTGTTCTCGGCACGTTGACCCCGCAGTTGGCCGCGGTCGGGCACGATCCGGACAACTATCCCGGCACGGGTCTGCAGTACGACTTCAGTGTGTTCAACAGCAGTTGGCAGTCGGTCGCCACCTCCGGGTGGATACCGAACCAGTCGTGGACGGTGCCCGCGAACAAGCTTGCCTGGAACAGTACGTACTTCTGGCAGGCCGAGATCGGTGACGGTGTCACGGGGAGTCCCTGGTCGGCGAATTACTCGTTCTCCACACAGGTCCAGCAGCCACCGATCACCTCGCACCTTGGTGGTGCGGCGAGTGATGGCCAGGGCCACACGTTCGATCCGCAGGTGGGTAACTACACCACCGCCGTGACGGACGCTTCGGTGAAGGCGACCGGGCCGGCACTTGAGATCACGCGGTCCTACAACTCGCTGGACCCGCGCACCAACACGCTGTTCGGCGACGGCTGGACCTCCGCGCTGGACATGCGGGTGCAGATGGACGGCGACGGTTCCAATGCCGTCGTACTCACGGATGCTTCGGGCCGCACGGAGCGGCTGGGCCTGTCCTCGACGGACGGTTCCGGCACTGCGCACTACCTGCCGGCGCAGGGTGAGTACGAGACCCTGACGGGTTCGCAGGGCGGCTGGGGCGGCTTCGTACTGCTGCTGAAGAACGGCATGCAGTACACGTTCTCCGCGAACAGCAGCTGGTACGCCGTGACCTCGGTGCAGGATGCCGCGGGGCATGTGCAGAGCCTGCACTGGAACACGGCGGGGCAGCTGGACACCATCACCGACAAGGCGTCGGGCCGGGCGCTGCACCTGGCGTGGACGGCGGACGGTCACCACGTGGCTGCGGTGTCGACGGATCCCGTCACGGGGACGGACGCTTCGACGGCCCTGACGTGGACCTACACCTACAACTCGTCGAACCCGGACGAGCTGGACAAGGTGTGCGCGCCGCCGACGGGCGGCAACTCGGCGCCCTCGTGCACGACGTACTCGTACTCGGCAGGATCCCACCTGCGCTCGGCGGTGCTCGATGCGGCACCGACCTCGTACTGGCGCCTGGGCGACTACTGGGGGCCCACGGCGACCAGCGAGATCATCCAGAACCAGGGCACGGACAACGCCCGCTACTCCGGCGGCGTGACGCTGGGCAGCGCCGGTCCGGTGCCGACCGCGCCGCCGGTGGCGACCGCGTTCGACGGACAGTCCGGTGTCGTCGTGCTGCCCGCGACCCAGAGCGACATCTCGTCCTACGTGTCGCTGGGACTGTGGTTCAAGACCTCGTCCTCGGGGGTGCTGTACAGCTACCAGACCGACTCCTTCCCCGCCGGCACGACGGGCCACCCCTACACGCCCGCGCTGTACGTGGGCAGTTCCGGCTACCTGCACGGCGAGTTCTACCAGGGCAGCGCCGCCACCCCGATGACCTCCAGCCAGCGGGTGAACGACGGCCAGTGGCACTTCGCGATGCTCACCGCAGCCGGGGCCTCACAGACCCTGTACCTGGACGGCAACCAGCAGGGCACCCTGAACGGGCCCGTGGTGGCCAACGGTCAGCACGCGCAGAACGTGGGCGGCGGATTCATCGGCGGCTACTGGCCCGACGAGCCGTTCAACAACACCGGTGACAACACCGGCCACGCCTGGTACTTCAACGGCTCCATCTCCGACGTCTCCTTCTACAACCACACCCTGGGCCAGCCGGCGGTGACGACGCTGTGGCAGACCGGCCACACCCCCTCGCCGGAGCTGGCCTCCGTGAAGCTGCCCTCGGGCAAGACAGCGGCGGCGATCTCCTACGACGGCTGGAAGGACCGGGCCAACCAGGTCACCGACGCCAACGGCGGCACGTGGAAGATCGCCGCGCCCTCGGTGAACGGTTCGGCGCAGGAGTACCGCGGCCAGGTCAACAGCTCCGACCCGCAGGACTACTGGCGCCTGTCGGAGCAGGCCGGCACCCAGGCCGCCAACGACGTCTACATACCCAGGCCCGTCCCCAACAACGGCACGTACGCGAACGTGACGCTGGGTGCGGCAGGCCCGATGACGGGTTCGGCCGGTGCCGCCTCGTTCGACGGCAGCACGTCCTCGGTCCAGCTGCCCGCCTCGATGATCCCCACCCAGGGGCCCGAAGGCATCGCGCTGTGGTTCAAGACCACCACCGCGGGCACCCTGGTCGGCTACCAGAGCACCCCGCTGGATGCGCCGCAGGCACCCGGCAGCGCGGCCTGGAACCCGGCACTGTACGTCGGCACCGACGGCAAGCTGCACGCCGAGCTGTGGACCGGCTCGGTGGTGCCGATGGCGAGCTCGGCCACCGTGAACGACGGCAAATGGCACTTCGCCGTGCTCTCCGGTGACAACCTCAGCTCCCAGACCCTCTACCTCGACGGGAAGCTGAGCGCAGGCCCGCTCAGCGGAACCATCGGCACCAACGGCACCCAGTACCTCTACCTCGGCGCCGGAAACGAGAACGGCTGGCCCAACGCCTCCACCACGCCGTTCGGGCACTTCAACGGCCAGATCGCCAACGCCGCGATCTTCCCGCACGGCCTGACCGCCGGCACCGTCTCCGCCCTCTACACCCAGGCCACCAACCAGACCGCCGCCCAGGGCGCGAGTGCGGCCCGACCCTCCGCGTACGACACCGCGATCATCTCCGCCCACCCCTGCGGCTACTGGCGCTTGGACGACGCCGGCGGCAACCAGGCCACCGAACTGCTCTCCAGCGCCGCGCTCGCCCAGAACCAGGGCACCGAGAACAGCACCACCACCGGCCAGAGCGGCCCGTGGGCCTCCGGCAGCGCCACCGCCACCGCCTTCAACGGCACCAGCTCCGCCATCCAGCTGCCCGCCGCCGCACTCCCGGCACCCAACAGCAACACCAGCATCTCGCTCTGGTTCAAGACCACCGGCCCCGGCGTGATGTACAGCTACCAGAACGCCCCACTCGGCCAAGGCCCCTCCCAGTACAACCCCACCCTCTACGTCGGCACCGACGGCAAACTCCGCGGCGCCACCACCGCCACCCCCAACCCCACCACCTCCGCCACCACCGTCACCGACAACACCTGGCACTACGCCGTCCTGACCGTCAACGGAACCACCCAACAGCTCTACCTCGACGGACAGGCCAGCGGCACCCCCATCACCCTGACCGACACCTACAACGGCTCCGGCTACGCCTACCTCGGCGCCGGCACCATCGGCGGTGGCTGGCCCGCCCACCCCGCCGACGGCAGCGGCCACTTCAACGGCACCCTCGCCGACTTCGCCCTCTACCAGTACGCCCTGAGCCCGGCCACGATCACCGGCCTGTACCAGGCAGCGACCACCGCCACCGGCGCGGCCGGTGGCCTCGATGCGGCCAGCGCCTACCGGGCTGCGACCGTACAGGCCAGCCCGTGGGGCTACTGGCGACTCGACGACCCGACGGGCGCCTCCTACGCGGCCGACGAACTCGGCACCGCGCTGCCCGACAGCACCGCCGGCACCTACACCAACGTCGGGCTCGGCAACGCCGGCCCCTCCGGTGACCCGGCGGAGCTGTCCGCGACCTTCAACGGCACCAACTCCGAACTGCAGCTGCCCTCGAACGCCGCCCCCACCAAGGGCGCGGCCACCATGGAACTCTGGTTCAAGACCACGGTCGCCGCCGGCGTCCTCTACGGCTACCAGGACTTCCCCGCCGCCAGCCCCAACACCCCGGGCGTCAACACCTGGAACCCAGCCATCTACGTGGGCACCGACGGACACCTGCACGGCGAGTTCTGGCTCGGCTCACCCAGCTACGCCATGACCTCGGACCGCACCGTCACCGACGGCCAATGGCACCAAGTCGTCCTCACCGCCGACAGCACCGGCCAGACCATGTACCTGGACGGCACCCAGACCGCCAACAACACCGCGGGCGTCCCGATCACCTTCAACGGCACCCCGTACGTGTACCTCGGCGTCGGCAACGACGACAACTGGCCCCAGGCCGGCACAGGCTTCTTCAACGGCTCCATCGCCGAAGCCTCCTACTACCCCAGCAGGCTCAACGCGGCCACCGTCGCCGGGCACTACGCGGCCATGCGCAACGGCGCCGGCCCGGTGCCCGTCACCACCGTCACGGTCACCGACCCCGGCAGCAACACCAGCACCTACAAGTACGACACCCGCACCGCCCGGCTGGCCTCCTACGCCGACGCGAACGGCAACACCACCAACTACACCTACGACACCAACGGCTACCTCTACACCGTCACCGACCCCGACGGACACACCGTCACCACCGGTCACGACGCCCGCGGCAACACCGTCTCCACCACCACCTGCCAGAACCCGTCCAGCTGCCACACCAGCTACGCGACGTACTTCCTGGATGCCAACAACCCGGTCGACGTGCTCAACGACACGATGACCTCCTCCAGCGACCCACGCTCCAACGGGCCCGGCGACACCACCTACCGCACCACGTACACCTACAACGCGGCAGGCCAGCTCACCTCCACCACCACCCCCGCGACCCCGGACTTCCCCAAGGGCCGCACCAGCTACACCACGTACACCGCCGGGACCGAAGCCGCGACAGGTGGCGGCACCGTGCCACCGGGCCTGCCGCTCGCCACCAGCAACCCGGTCGACGCGAACGCCGACCCCCAGGCCTCGAACGTCCCGGCCAACCAGACCACGCAGTACGCGTACGACGCGCACGGCAACCTCGCCCAGTCCACCAGCCCGCTCGGCCTGACCACCGCCCACACCTACGACAACCTCGGCCGCACCTCGACGACGACCGAGAACTGCACCAACTGCGGCCAGGGCCAGACCGCCACCACCACAGCCACCAGCTACACGTGGGACGGCTGGGGCAACCCGCTCACCGAGACCGACCCGGCCACCACCGACGCGGTCACCGGCACCACCCACACCCCGCAGACCAGCTGGGCGTACGACGCGGACGGCGACAAGACCAGCCAGACCGTCGCCGACACCACCGGCGGCGACAAGCCCCGCACCACCAGCTGGGCCTACTACAGCACCATGGACCGCCTCTGGCAGGTCACCGACCCCGCGGGCAGCAAGACCACCTACACCTACGACGCCTACGGCAACACCGCCACCAAGACGGACGCCGCCGGCACCAACTACCAGTACACCTACTCCCCGCAGGGCTGGCTCCAGCAGACCGCCATCGCCAACTACACCGGCAACCCCAACAACCCGGTGACCGCGCGCTGGCAGATCACCGACTCGCGCGCCTACGACCCGGCCGGCCGCCTGGCCACCGACACCGACGCGATGGGCCGCACCACCCACACGTACTACAACGACGACAACACCGTCGCCGAGATCGACCTCGACTCCTTCCACAACTACAACCCCACCACCCAGCAGTTCGACGGCACCACCCGCAACATCGTCCTGCAGACCAACACCTACGACCCGGCCGGCAACCTCACCCAGCGCACCACCGGCGGCGGCAAGACCACCGTCGTCAACACCTACGACGCCACGAACCGCGCCACCAGCACCACCCTCGACCCCGGCGGCCTCAACCGCACCACCAGCACCACCTACAACGCCGCCGGCAACACCCTCACCACCAAGCTCACCGACGGCACCACCACCCGCGAAACCGACACCACCTACGACACCGCCGGCGACGCCCTCACCACCACCGTCGTCAACAGCCCCCAGAACTCCGTCACCACACACACCTACGACCAGCGCGGCCTGGTCCTGACCACCACCAGCCCCAACGGCAACGTCCAGGGCGCCACCCCCGCCAACTACACCACCACCTACACCCACGACCCCGTCGGCCACCTCACCATCACCGACGCCCCACCCACCCCCACCACCACCTTCAACACCACCACCGGCCAACCCGTCACCCTCCCCGCTGCCATCGCCGAAACCCGCACCGGCTACAACACTTACGGCGAACCCACCGAATCCAAGGACCCCCTCGGCAACATCACCACCACCACCCACACCTACGACACCACCGGCGAACACCTCTCCGTCGCCAGCAACAGCTACACCACCCCCGACGGCACCAGCACCTTCACCGCCGTCACCCAGACCGACTACGACAGCCTGGGCCGCCCCGCCAAGGTCACCGACCCCAAGGGCAACATCACCACCAGCAAGTACGACCAACTCGGCAACCTCGTCGAAACCGACCTCCCCGCCCTCGCCGGCACCACGCCCAAGTGGCTCTACACCTACGACCTCGACGGCGAGAAGCAGTCCATCACCGACCCCACCGGCGCACTCACCCTCTCCACCTACGACGACCTGGGTCGCCTGATCACGCTCAGCCAACAGGAGCGACAGACCAGCCACACCGCACCATCCACGCCCGCCATCTACACAAGCACCTTCGGTTACGACGACGCCGGGAACCGGACACGAGCCATCACGCCCAGCGGCGAGGCGAGCGGCACGGCGTACAACGCCGCCGGCGAGCGGACGAGCACCACTGATCCGGTCGGCAGCACCACCGCATACAGCTACGACGTCAGCGGTGCCGCGGTGAAGGTAGTGCTGCCCGCCGACACGACGGGAGGTACGGGCCGGTCCACACTTACCACCTATGACCAGGCCGGACGGCCTACCGGAACCGCGAAGCTGGACGCGACAGGCGCCACGATGGCCACGTCGTCGACGAGTTACGACGCGAACGGCAACCCCGTCTCCACAACAGACCCCGATCACAACACCGCAACGGCGACCTTTGATGCCCTGGGCAGGGTGACCCAGCGCGTCCAGCCGGTCGACACCACCCACACCATCACCACCACCTTCGGCTACGACGCTCTCGGCAACCGCACCGACTACCACGACGGCAACGGCCACGACACCTACACCACGTACAACACGCTCGGCCTTCCCGAGTCCGTCATCGAACCGGCCACCGCCGCTTACCCCAACCTCGTCGACCGCACCTACACCAGGACCTACGACCAGTCCGGTCTCGCGGTTAGCGAGAGCCAGCCCGGCGGCGTCAAGACCACCCAGACATACGATGCTGCAGGGCACGTGACCGGCCAGAGCGGAACCGGCAGCGAGGCAGCCACGCCCACCCGCAGCCTTGGCTACGACCTCGATGGCCGCCTCACCTCGCTCGCAGCAACCACCGGCACCCAGAAGTACACCTACACCGACCGCGGCGGTCTGTGGACGTCCAACGGGCCACTCGGCAACGCCAGCCTGACCTACAACCAGGACGGAGCCCTCGCCAGCCGCACCGATGCGGCAGGCACCATCTCCTACACATACGACCAGGACGGCCGACTGAAGACCCTGGCCGACCCACTCACAGGCGCCACCCTCTCCTACGCCTACTACCCCTCCGGCATGCCGCAGTCCGTCAACTACGGCAACGGCACCAGCCAGACCTTCGGCTATGACGGCCAGAACAACCTCACCAGCGACCTCCTGACGACGAGTAGCGGCACCGAAGCCTCACTCACCTACGGCTACGACCCAGCAGGTCGCGTGACCAGTCAGGGGAGCACCGGCGGCGCCGCCACACCCAGCAACAGCTTCACCTATGACCAAGCCGGTCGCATCAGCAGCTGGAACAACGGCACCACCACCACCGCCTATGGCTACGACGCCAACGGCAACCTCACGCAGTCGGGCAGCGCCAGCGCCACGTACAACGAGCGCAACGAGCTCGCTGCTGCGGGAGGCACCACATACACCTACACGGCCCGCGGTACCCGTGCCTCGGTCATCACTGGCATGAGCACAACAGCGGCTACCTACGACGCCTACGACGATCTGGTCACCGACGGCTCCCAGAGCTACAGCTACGACTCCCTGGGGCGTCTGGCCAGCACAGGTACCCGCACCTTCAGCTATGAGGGCACCTCTGACAGCCTCGCCTCCGACGGAACCGAGACCTACTCCCGCGCTCCCGGGGGCGGCCTGATCGGTGTCAGCGCGGGCGGCTCCTCTGCCCTCGCCTACACCGACCTCCACGGTGACCTCGTAGGAACCTTCACCCCCACCAGCAGCACCCTGGCAGGCTCAAACGCCTACGACCCGTGGGGCAAGCCAGTCGCCACCACCGGCACCACACACGACCTCGGCTACCAAGGCGACTGGACCGACCCCACCACCGGCCAGGTAAAGACCGCCAGCCGCTGGTACGACCCCAGCACCGCCGACTTCACCAGCCAGGACACCGCGCCCCTCAACCCCAGTAGCTCAGTCGCCGGCAACCTCTACGCCTACGGAAACGACGACCCGCTTTCCCAAGCCGACCCAAGCGGACACAGCGCCTGTACCCCGTTCCACGCTCCTACCCCCGTCAACAGCACCCCGCCGCCCTGGTCTCCCCCGCAGATAGCGCCGCCGCCCACGCCCCAAAACCCGCAAGCGCCCGTGGACCCATGGAACGGCATGGCGCCCAAGGGATCATGGAGCGTTGATCCATACCCGAGTATGGCCCCGTCGACGTCATCCAGTCCCAGCTTGGCCCAGAAGCTCAAGCAGGGCCTGCACGACGGCTACGACTGGCTGTACCACGAGCTGCACATCTACAACGTGCCGTCCGGCAGCTCCGGGGGCCTGTTCGGTGGCGGACTCCTCGGAGCCGGCGGAGGTGGCCTGCTGGCATTCGCGTCCGACAGCTGCGACACCTCATACCCGAGTCACCCGACGGGACACGCACACCCGGTCCTGTCCGTCCCCAAGATCGACCTCTCCGCACTCAACCCCAGCCACGCCTTCGACGGCATCGGCGGCACCGCCACACACGGCGCCGACAGCAGCAACGGTCCCGAAGTCGGAGCAACCAACACTGCCACCGCCATGGGTAATGCAGCAGCCGTGGGTGCAAGCGCTTTTGTCGCTCAGTCTTTGACCGCCGAACAGTCACCAGGTCTAGGAATCACCACATTCCCCGGGGCGCAGGACGCTGGCCTCGGAACAACCCTCGACAACCCAGGTGACCCCACCGCCGGATCTGGCATCACTCTCGATAATCCAATTAACCAATCTGCATCTAGCGGAAATACGCTTATAAACCCGGCATCCTTGCATCTGGGCCACATACTCTCAGCACTTTCTGGCTATGCCGTCACGGGGGTAAGTTGCGGCTGCGAGCCGACCTTGGGCGGGGAGGTCCCTGTCTGGCAGCGCGCAGGGGTAGGCAATGCAGGGGGAAGTACGAACTATAGAAAGACGTTCTATGGAGCTAATCCTGGCACGGAGGGGAATGTATGGGTGCATCATGCTATTGAGCAGCAGGTCCTAATGCGCTATCCCGGCCTATTTTCGTCAGATGAGATTCATTCCATTGAAAATCTCCGAGGGATCCCCAAGGGGGTAATCAATAATCGGGTCCATCTGAGTGCTATCCGCAATCTATGGAATGACTTCTACGAGCAAAATGCATCACCGACGCGGCAGGAGGTGCTAGATTATGCGACAGGCATCGATGATCAGCTGGGTCAGTGGTTCAACCCCCGGATCCGCTAG